The following proteins come from a genomic window of Diceros bicornis minor isolate mBicDic1 chromosome 4, mDicBic1.mat.cur, whole genome shotgun sequence:
- the IER5 gene encoding immediate early response gene 5 protein, with protein MEFKLEAHRIVSISLGKIYNSRGQRGGIKLHKNLLVSLVLRSARQVYLSDPCPGLYLAGSPAPPQPGEPAAGPPAGWGEPPPPAAGAAWPETETPPERPAVPDAPRAGDAEPAAAAPGAGDSLQGGEAEAAWRRVEGPREAAAGGAGSPAVVADLCPEGPRAARRPCGCPAGGEDPLGALSAPPRVDCRCAPRPAEDERSAPPAVGPRKRGAAGVGGGPAGCQALGASPLKKPRRHLEEQPAGAAAEEEEEMETGNVANLISIFGSSFSGLLRKSPGGGREEAEGEESGPEAAEPGQICCDKAVLRDMNPWSTAIVAF; from the coding sequence ATGGAGTTCAAGCTGGAGGCTCACCGCATCGTCAGCATCTCCCTGGGCAAGATCTACAACTCGCGGGGCCAGCGCGGCGGCATCAAGCTGCACAAGAACCTGCTGGTCTCGCTGGTGCTGCGCAGCGCCCGCCAGGTCTACCTGAGCGACCCGTGCCCCGGCCTCTACCTGGCGGGGTCCCCGGCGCCGCCGCAGCCCGGGGAGCCGGCGGCCGGGCCACCCGCGGGCTGGGGGGAGCCGCCCCCGCCGGCCGCCGGCGCCGCCTGGCCCGAGACGGAGACGCCGCCGGAGCGCCCCGCTGTCCCGGACGCGCCGCGGGCGGGTGACGCGGAGCCTGCGGCCGCGGCGCCGGGCGCCGGGGACAGTCTTCAGGGCGGAGAGGCGGAAGCTGCTTGGCGCCGCGTGGAGGGCCCGCGCGAGGCGGCGGCCGGGGGAGCCGGGAGCCCCGCCGTGGTCGCGGACCTCTGTCCCGAGGGGCCCCGGGCGGCGCGCCGCCCCTGCGGCTGCCCCGCGGGAGGGGAGGACCCGCTGGGGGCGCTGAGCGCGCCGCCCCGCGTGGACTGCCGCTGCGCGCCGCGGCCCGCCGAGGACGAGCGCTCCGCGCCGCCCGCCGTCGGCCCCAGGAAGCGCGGCGCGGCGGGGGTGGGCGGCGGCCCCGCGGGCTGCCAGGCGCTCGGCGCGAGCCCGCTGAAGAAGCCCCGGCGGCACTTGGAGGAGCAGCCGGCCGGGGCGgcggcggaggaggaggaggagatggagaccGGTAACGTGGCCAACCTCATTAGCATCTTCGGTTCCAGCTTCTCGGGACTCTTACGGAAAAGCCCCGGGGGCGGCCGGGAGGAAGCCGAGGGAGAGGAGAGCGGCCCGGAAGCCGCCGAGCCCGGGCAGATCTGCTGCGACAAGGCGGTGCTGAGAGACATGAACCCGTGGAGCACAGCCATCGTGGCCTTCTGA